The Paraphotobacterium marinum genome segment ATGTGTCAATGATGATGATGATGACTGTGACAACACAGAGCTAGGTGCAACGGACTTTGATAATGATGGTTGTGACGATGCCAACGATGACGATGATGATAACGATGGCGTGAATGACGATGCAGATTCCTGTGATGATACCGTTCTAGGTGCGACTGATTTTGACAATGATGGTTGTGATGATGCCAACGATGACGATGATGATAACGATGGCGTCAATGACGACGATGATGACTGTGACAACACAGAGCTAGGCGCAACGGATTTTGATAATGATGGTTGTGATGATGCCAATGACGACGATGATGATAACGATGGCGTCAATGACGACGATGATGACTGTGACAACACAGAGCTAGGTGCAACGGATTTTGACGGCGATGGTTGTGATGATGCAAACGATGATGATGATGACAACGATGGCGTGGATGATGATGCAGATTCCTGTGATGATACAGTTCTAGGTGCAACGGATTTCGATAATGACGGTTGTGATGATGCCAATGATGACGATGATGACAACGATGGCGTGGATGATGATGCAGATTCCTGTGATGATACAGTATTAGGCGCAACGGATTTTGACGGCGATGGTTGTGATGATGCCAATGACGACGATGATGATAACGATGGCGTCAATGACGACGATGATGACTGTGACAACACAGAGCTAGGTGCAACGGATTTTGACGGCGATGGTTGTGATGATGCCAATGACGACGATGATGATAACGATGGCGTCAATGACGACGATGATGACTGTGACAACACAGAGCTAGGTGCAACGGATTTTGACGGCGATGGTTGTGATGATGCCAACGATGATGATGATGACAACGATGGCGTGGATGATGACGCAGATGCCTGTGATGATACAGTTCTAGGTGCAATGGATTTCGATAATGACGGTTGTGATGATGCCAATGATGACGATGATGACAACGATGGCGGGATGATGATGCAGATGCCTGTGATGATACAGTATTAGGCGCAACTGACTTTGACGGTGATGGTTGTGATGATGCCAATGATGATGATGATGACAACGATGGTGTCAATGATGATGATGATGATTGTGACAACACAGAGTTAGGCGCAACGGATTTTGATAATGATGGTTGTGATGATGCCAATGATGACGATGATGATAACGATGGTGTCAATGATGATGATGACGACTGTGACAACACTGAGCTAGGTGCAACGGATTTCGATAATGACGGTTGTGACGATGCTAATGATGATGATGATGACAACGATGGTGTCAATGATGATGATGACGACTGTGACAACACTGAGCTAGGTGCAACGGACTTTGATAATGACGGTTGTGACGATGCTAATGATGATGATGATGACAAGTGTCAATGATGATGATGACGACTGTGACAACACTGAGCTAGGTGCAACGGATTTTGACGGTGATGGTTGTGACGATGCTAATGATGATGATGACAACGATGGTGTTAATGATGGTGATGATGCTTGTGATGATACAGTTCTAGGCGCATCTGACTTTGACGGTGATGGTTGTGATGATGCCAACGATGATGATGATGATAACGATGGTGTCAATGATGATGATGACGACTGTGACAACACTGAGCTAGGTGCAACGGATTTTGACGGTGATGGTTGTGATGATGGATGATGATGATAACGATGGTGTCAATGATGATGATGACGACTGTGACAACACTGAGCTAGGTGCAACGGACTTTGATAATGATGGTTGTGACGATGCCAACGATGATGATGATGACAACGATGGTGTCAATGACGATGATGATGCTTGTGATGATACAGTATTAGGTGCAACGGACTTTGATAATGATGGTTGTGACGATGCTAATGATGATGATGATGACAACGATGGTGTGGATGATGACGCAGATGCCTGTGATGATACAGTTCTAGGCGTATCTGACTTTGACGGTGATGGTTGTGATGATGCCAATGATGATGATGATGACAACGATGGTGTTAATGATGTGATGATGCTTGTGATGATACAGTTAGGGGCATAGATACGGATAGTGATGGTTGTGATGATGCAACGATGATGATGATGATGGTGATGGTATCAGTGATTTGATGAGGGATGTGGGTATCTTTGCCTCTCAAGATGAATCTGGTAATTATTCATTCTTAGTGATACACAGGTTTCGATGCATTTACAGGTAATATAGTCAAGTGTTATATACAGAGAATGGTGGCCCTGAAGATTATACCCTTGAGAAAACTTATCTTCTTTCGTCATGACGTTCAGAGATGATGCATATATCCAATGATAATACTACTGTTGTAACGGACAAATTTCTGGATCCAGAAAATAATCAAATTTTCGCAGTGATCACCTGATTATATTAAAATCAGGGTAATGCTGCATCAAGCGTTGCGAATATTTAGTTGTAAATAATACAACAGGAGAATCTGGAAAAATATATAAAATTGCAAATAGAAACGTATTGCGACCACAATTCTCTTAAATATAGGAATATATAACAGTCTTATCAACTTTAAATGAAATCAACAATCACCAAACTTTCAGTTGGTCAAGTCCCTTACACAGATTTAATTTCCGGTATTGTGGTGATAATATGGGACTGTTGATACAGATGATGATGGTATAGATGATCATTTAGATATAGATAGTGATAACGATGGTGATCCAGATAGTACAGATCCATGTCGATTGGATGCATTAAATATAGATACAGACGGAGACGGCATATGTGATGCAGAAGATAATGATGATGATGGTGATGGTATAAGTGATGATAATGATAATTGTCCTGAAACGCCACTTAATTCAAGTGTTAATAGTGAAGGATGCCTAGATGGTGATGGTGATGGTGTTAGTGACGACGATGATGATTGTCCAAATACACCTGAAGGTGACACTGTCAATGCTACTGGTTGTACAGACTCGGATGATAATGGTGTGCCAGACGCGGATGAAGGAGATGGTAATGGTATAGGTTTATATACAATTAAAGATAACAGTAGTTATGTTGACCAAAATAGAGGCTTTATCAACGCACATGATGGAGAGGCTTATTTCTTTAATGGTAATATTAATTTAAATTTAGAGCCAAGATTAATTACAGGTGGTTACGACCGTTTTGATAATGCAAACTTACCAACTGGTTTAACAAATTCTAATTCAGCTTATCATGAAATTGGAAGAGGTTATGATATTTCTATTTCAAGTATAAGTGTACCTAAAATTATGAAGATCAAGCCAGTATTTAACTAATGAAAATCTTTACAAATATGAGTGGATGTCTTTCCAAGGGAACGATGCGGGCTCATCGGTAGATTATATTGAAAACCTTGTTGTGGATGATAAAGGTCAAATATATGTCGCTGGACGAGTATTTGGCGATCACGCAAATTATGATAGTTCTTTAGAAACCAATATGCTCAGCGGCACCGGAAATATCCCCGTTTTAAGTAAATATAATTATGATGGTAGTTTAGATTGGATTATGCAACCAGGTCATTCAGGCAACAGCTCTGACAGGGGTGGTGCTCGAGGAGTTGCTGTTTATGGTAATTATGTCTTTGTAGCTGGTTATTCTTTACTTTCACATTATGGTGATAATAGTAGTACTCCATATGGTGATGCGGGTGTTTTGGAAGGTGAATCGGATGCATTTTTAGAAGTCTATGAAATTGATTCTTCAAGCAATACGTCAACTGTCACAGTCCCTAATACTGCTCTTAAAGCAGCCTTAAGATTTGGTACTACGCAATTTGAATCCATTAGAGACATCAAAGTTATTGAACAAGGTGGAGATCTAAAATTATATATTGTTGGAACCAGTGAAGGTCAAATTGATGGCTTCATGAATGGTTCTGAAGACAAAATTAATTATGTTGATGCAAGTATTGACAATGATTCTAATGACTACTTTGATTATTTTATTGCCAAATATGACGTTGACTTAAGCAATGGTGTTACATTAAATGCGGATTGTGCTTTGAGTGTTAATGATAATACATTTGATGAAGAAGCATTTAGAATGGAGATTGATTCAAATGGTAATATGTTTGTGGCAGGTCGAACTGCATCAGGTGATAATGATAATACACGTGATGGGTTTATCGCTAAATTTAACAATAATTGCGAAAGAGAATGGACTTCAACATTCGATACCCAACAAAATAATCGTGAAAATTATGTGACGGATATTGTTCTTTCGGTGAATGAAAATCGAATTTACTTTACAGGATTAGTGAAAAATGGACAAATGCTTAATGAAACCGAACAAGCTTCCCAATCATTTGGCGGGACGGACTATTTTGTTGGGGCTATTAATACAGTTAATGGAGATTTGATTGATTTAGATCAATATGGAACCAATCAAAATGACTCTGGCCAATCGATAACCATTTCCAGTGACAATGTTATTTACACAACAGTTTTAGTTGTGGATAGTGGCTCTCTAGGAGGAGACAATCCACAGGGAAGTAGTGTAATCCATAAGTTTTATGATTTATCATACGACTATAACAATACAGGATTAACAGGTATTCCTGGACCGATAAATAACGATAATGTTCCAACAAATAGTGAGCAAGATGGTGATAATTGTGCATTTAGTGATGAAGCTGATGGAACGACTGGTGAGACAGATCCGTTCTTAGTTGACTGTATTCCTTCTTTAACTGGTGTAGGTGCTGGAACTGATGATGGTTTCGATTTAGATAGTGATGGGGATGGTGTTGGTGATGATGACGATGATTGTCCTAATACGCCCATTGGTTCACCTGTAAATGATAGTGGTTGTACCGACACAGATGGAGATGGCTTACCGGATAATGATGAATGTAGTACTGACTCTGTTAACGATTATGCGTCCTTAAATGACAGCGGTAATTATGAGTTATTAATATACACAGGTATTCCAAGTATATATGAAACACCAATTACAGGTTATATCAATGGGAGCAAAACTAAAATAATTACATCAGATTTGTCTGCACAAATTATAGAAATTTCAGATGATGATATTATGTTACATGATAATTACAGTAGTGATGGTCAATTATCAGATGACAAACCAAATTCTCAAATTTTAGCAAGTCAATTAGTTGTAGGTACTACTACTTATCCGATGACTCGAGAAATTCATAGTTTAGCTCGAATTACTGCTGAAAACTTAACAACGGGTGAGTCGGGTTATTTGTATTCTATTGGCGTAAACAATTCAACAGCGGGCGCTTTTGCGACATCAATTATTTTAAATGAAGGGGACGAAGTAAAATTAACAGCGCTTAATTCAGAATGGTTTACAGGACAAGTCAATTATGCAGAATTAATTGCATCTGAAGTTTCTTTACCATATTGCGAAAATGATACAGACAATGACGGCATCCCAGATTATTTAGATCCTGATAGTGATAATGATGGAGTGGGTGATGGTGAAGATGATTTTCCAAACGATCCTAATGAAGACACAGATTCAGATGGGGATGGTGTTGGAGATAATGAAGATGATTTTCCAGATGATGAAAATGAACATACAGATTCAGATGGGGATGGTGTTGGAGATAATGAAGATGATTTTCCAAATGATCCTAATGAAGATACGGATACAGATGGAGATGGTGTAGGGAATAATGAAGATACTGATGATGACGGAGATGGTTTAGCTGATACTGATGAATGTAGTACTGACTCTATTAACAATTATACTTCCTTAAATGAAAGTGGTAATTATGAGTTATTAATATATACAGGTATTCCAAGTATTTATGAAACAGCCAATTCAGGATATATCAATGGAAGCAAAACAAAAATAATTACATCAGATTTGTCTGCACAAACTATAGAGATTTCAGATGATGATATCATGTTACATGACAACTTTAATACTAGTGGTCAATTATCAGATGACAATCCAAACTCTCAACTTTTAGCAAGTGAATTAGTGATAGGTTCAAATTCTTTATCAGCTAATCAGGAAATTTATAGTATAGCTCGAATTACTGCTGAAAATTTAACAACGGGTGAGTCGGGTTATTTGTACTCTCTTCGTATAAACACCACAACAGGTGCTTTTGCGACTTCAATTATTTTAAATGAAGGAGACGAAGTAAAATTAACAGCGATCGGTTCAGAGTGGTTTACAGGACAAGTCAATTATTCTGAATTAATTGCCTCAGAGGTATCTTTACCAAGTTGCGAGAACGATACAGATAATGATGGCATCCCGGATTATTTAGATCCTGATAGTGATAATGATGGAGTTGATGATGGAGTAGATAGCGATCCATTAGATCCAAATGTAAGTGCTATAGTTGCTTATTTTATAGAATTTGAGCCAGGGAAATATGCATATCCATTATTTGAAACAGAAGATGAAGTAAATGCTTATATTCAAACAAATAATGAAACAGGTGGCGCGCATACTCATACATACACTTCTGATCCAAGTTTAACTACTTGGTATATGCCAAATTTTGCACATGAAATGGATGGAAGTAGCTCTCCTGTTAACACCGATTTAATTACTTATGTGGAAATTCCTTCTGACTGGGATGAAGATGGTATTTTAAACGATGATGACACTGACAATGATAATGACGGTGTATCTGATGAGGATGACGCCTTCCCGTATGATGATAGTGAAACAACAGATACTGATGGTGATGGTGTCGGTGATAATACGGATGATTTTCCAACCGATGAAAATGAACATACGGATTCAGACGGGGATGGTGTCGGTGATAATGAAGATGATTTTCCTGACGATGTTAATGAAGATACGGATACAGATGGAGATGGTATAGGAAATAATGAAGATACCGACGATGATGGTGATGGTTTAGCCGACACGTCTGAATGCACATCTGGTATAGAGTTTTCTTCAGCTGATGAAAATGGCAATTTCGAATTTATTGTATATGGAAATATTGTTGAGAATCCAGTAAATACCTCAGAAAAACAATTATTTTTTGATGGCTCTAGAACAATTACACTAAATAATATTCTGTCTGAGGTAATAACTGTAAATGACGATGATGATATGCTCCATGACGATTTATCTTCAGTCGGCCAAATGGAAGATAATAATTCAGATACTCAACGTCTTGTAAATGCGACAACAATAACTGACTTTACAGCCAATAACAATATTTATAGTATAGCCAGATCGATTGTTGAAAATGAAACAACAGGTGAATCCGGTTTTATATACTCATTGAGATCTCCTCCTTCACAAAATTACATTTATGCCTCAACGATTGCTTTATCAGACTCGGATGTTATTAAAATAACATCTTCTAACAATGAAAGTATTCAAAATCCCATATTTGGAATAGGTCAAGCTAGATACACTGATTTAATCGTGTCTGATGGAAAAAATAATTGTGATATTGATACAGATAATGATGGTATTCCCAATTATTTAGATCCCGACAGTGATAATGATGGGGTCAATGATGGTGATGATTTTGACCCCCAGAATGCAAATATTAGTGTGGAGGCTCCTGAGTTTGATGTTGTTAATATAGCTAATATTCCTTATGTATTGGTTGAAGGTTTCAACAATATAATAAACTCAGGTTGTCAAGCTTGGGAAAACACAACTAACAACAACTTAGGAATTCCAGACATTCCAAACGTTGGAACTTTGTTAGTTAATGCAAACTCGCAATATGCAACTTTAGAAGGGGAACTTGCAAATAAATGGACCAATGGTGATGGTGTTGATGCCATGGTAATGAGTTTTTTTAGTACAACGACTACTTATAGTGTACGTTTAAAATTATCAGATGATTCATTTACTGAACAACAACAAGTCCTTCAAAACAAAGTTAGTCAATCTATTAACGGTACATATATATCTGGATGTGGCACAGGTGCAAACACAATGTCTTATAATAATACTACCCAATTA includes the following:
- a CDS encoding ATPase, with translation MNDDADSCDDTVLGATDFDNDGCDDANDDDDDNDGVNDDDDDCDNTELGATDFDNDGCDDANDDDDDNDGVNDDDDDCDNTELGATDFDGDGCDDANDDDDDNDGVDDDADSCDDTVLGATDFDNDGCDDANDDDDDNDGVDDDADSCDDTVLGATDFDGDGCDDANDDDDDNDGVNDDDDDCDNTELGATDFDGDGCDDANDDDDDNDGVNDDDDDCDNTELGATDFDGDGCDDANDDDDDNDGVDDDADACDDTVLGAMDFDNDGCDDANDDDDDNDGGMMMQMPVMIQY
- a CDS encoding thrombospondin type 3 repeat-containing protein — its product is MDALNIDTDGDGICDAEDNDDDGDGISDDNDNCPETPLNSSVNSEGCLDGDGDGVSDDDDDCPNTPEGDTVNATGCTDSDDNGVPDADEGDGNGIGLYTIKDNSSYVDQNRGFINAHDGEAYFFNGNINLNLEPRLITGGYDRFDNANLPTGLTNSNSAYHEIGRGYDISISSISVPKIMKIKPVFN